From uncultured Bacteroides sp., a single genomic window includes:
- a CDS encoding ADP-ribosylglycohydrolase family protein gives MFSCPLLNGKGDNVSGEKVLTKAVLLDKVKGGWAGKTIGCTYGGPVEFLYNGTMIQDYVPLKWNDESIKWYYDNFPGLYDDVYVNLTFVDVFDRLGIKAPADSFAIAFAHASYPLWHANQVARNNVLNGIMPPASGNWLNNPHADDIDFQIEADFAGIMSPGMPNTSSEISDKVGHIMTYGNGWYGGVFVAAMYSLAYTSNDVEFIVSEALKTIPAKSAFYQCISDVIKWHKLYPNDWKQTWFECEKKWSSDIGCPDGVFVPLDIDALINSAYVTIGLLYGQGDFGKSIEISTRCGLDADCNPSTAAGILGVMLGYSKIPEVWKRPLSGVEDRLFSHSNYSLNKAYKVSYNHALAMILEKGGKVDDNNVIIKCQKPVAVNYEQSFEGHFPKEKISVNKSLNKEMDVEFNGNGAVFKGYVQCSDSNYVAEVGVMVDGKNMETIKLPVSTQDSRRVDIYWIYQLKEGVHKVEFNWLNSDSKAQVYLGDAIIYTNSSNIGHF, from the coding sequence ATGTTTTCATGCCCATTATTAAATGGTAAAGGTGATAATGTTTCTGGCGAAAAGGTGTTGACGAAGGCTGTCCTTTTGGATAAAGTAAAAGGGGGATGGGCTGGAAAAACAATAGGATGTACATATGGGGGGCCGGTTGAGTTCCTATATAATGGGACAATGATTCAAGATTATGTTCCTTTAAAATGGAATGACGAGAGTATTAAATGGTATTATGATAATTTCCCGGGACTCTATGATGATGTTTATGTTAACCTGACTTTTGTTGATGTCTTTGATCGTCTAGGAATTAAAGCTCCTGCAGATTCTTTTGCAATAGCTTTTGCCCATGCCAGTTATCCTCTTTGGCATGCAAATCAGGTTGCTCGTAATAATGTTTTAAATGGAATAATGCCTCCGGCTTCAGGTAATTGGCTCAATAATCCGCATGCGGATGATATTGATTTTCAAATAGAAGCTGATTTTGCGGGAATAATGTCTCCGGGCATGCCTAATACTTCTTCTGAAATATCAGACAAAGTGGGACACATTATGACTTATGGCAATGGGTGGTATGGTGGTGTCTTTGTTGCTGCAATGTATTCTTTGGCCTATACATCTAATGACGTTGAATTTATTGTTTCTGAGGCATTGAAAACAATACCAGCTAAGAGTGCATTTTATCAATGTATTAGTGATGTTATAAAATGGCATAAACTATATCCCAATGATTGGAAGCAGACATGGTTTGAATGTGAAAAGAAATGGAGTAGTGATATTGGATGTCCGGATGGCGTTTTTGTTCCGCTTGATATAGATGCATTAATAAATAGTGCTTATGTTACAATAGGTTTATTATATGGACAAGGTGATTTTGGAAAATCAATAGAGATCTCAACTCGTTGTGGATTAGATGCTGATTGTAATCCATCAACAGCAGCAGGTATTTTAGGGGTTATGCTTGGTTATAGTAAGATTCCGGAAGTTTGGAAAAGGCCATTATCTGGAGTAGAAGACAGACTTTTTTCTCATTCAAATTATTCTTTGAACAAAGCTTACAAAGTTAGTTATAATCATGCATTGGCTATGATTCTAGAAAAAGGAGGCAAAGTTGATGATAATAATGTTATAATAAAATGTCAGAAACCTGTAGCTGTTAATTATGAACAATCTTTTGAAGGTCATTTCCCTAAAGAAAAGATTTCTGTTAATAAGTCTTTGAATAAAGAGATGGATGTTGAATTTAATGGGAATGGGGCTGTTTTTAAAGGATATGTGCAATGCTCAGATAGTAATTATGTTGCAGAAGTTGGAGTTATGGTAGATGGCAAAAATATGGAAACAATAAAACTGCCGGTTTCAACTCAGGATTCCAGAAGAGTCGATATATATTGGATATATCAATTAAAAGAAGGGGTGCATAAAGTTGAGTTTAATTGGTTAAATTCAGATTCTAAAGCGCAAGTCTATTTGGGGGATGCTATTATTTATACAAATTCTTCTAATATTGGTCACTTTTAA
- a CDS encoding glycerophosphodiester phosphodiesterase family protein, giving the protein MKRIELFCFLMLTLLSANTKAESPVKRYNLDSYRIPINEKGAFVGRLISQTPNKIYEVKLLQDTANIFYINKKGVIRLKKNVAIKESSPVFRYAIKVEADGSTVEFELVKDEFIKNKVVAHRGAWKNTKVAQNSIRSLENAFKLGCAGSEFDVWLSSDNVAVISHDSKIGGLSIENSTYQELSKVVLPAGDKVPTLKEYLAEGKTQNKTALILEIKSSGISNERTLELTDSIISIVHQMKAQGWVEYISFSYDALKHGYNLDPSAKTAYLSGDKSVNEVKSDNITGIDYSFYSYRSDPELVHSAHKLGLTTNVWTVNDKDDFKNYLESGVDYITTDEPELLLQMIKNRGK; this is encoded by the coding sequence ATGAAAAGAATAGAGTTGTTTTGTTTTTTAATGTTGACTCTTCTTTCGGCTAATACGAAAGCTGAATCTCCTGTTAAAAGATACAATCTTGATAGCTATAGAATACCGATAAATGAAAAGGGAGCTTTTGTGGGGCGCTTAATCTCTCAGACTCCAAATAAAATATATGAAGTAAAATTGCTACAGGATACGGCTAACATATTCTATATAAATAAGAAAGGCGTTATTCGCTTAAAGAAAAATGTAGCAATTAAGGAAAGTAGTCCTGTCTTTCGTTATGCAATTAAAGTTGAAGCAGATGGAAGTACGGTTGAATTTGAGCTTGTAAAAGATGAATTTATTAAAAATAAGGTTGTTGCACATAGAGGAGCATGGAAAAATACTAAAGTAGCACAAAATTCTATTCGTTCACTTGAAAATGCGTTCAAACTGGGATGTGCAGGGTCTGAATTTGATGTATGGCTTTCGTCTGACAATGTTGCAGTTATATCTCATGATTCAAAAATTGGAGGATTATCTATAGAGAATTCTACTTATCAGGAATTGTCAAAGGTGGTTTTACCTGCGGGAGATAAGGTTCCGACTTTGAAAGAGTATTTAGCAGAAGGAAAGACTCAAAATAAAACGGCTTTAATTTTAGAAATAAAATCTTCAGGGATAAGTAACGAGAGGACATTAGAACTTACTGATAGTATCATATCAATAGTTCATCAGATGAAAGCTCAAGGTTGGGTAGAATATATAAGTTTTAGCTATGATGCATTAAAACATGGCTATAATTTGGACCCCTCAGCCAAGACTGCCTATCTATCTGGAGACAAATCTGTAAATGAAGTGAAGTCTGATAATATAACAGGAATAGATTATTCATTCTATTCTTATCGTTCCGATCCTGAATTAGTTCATTCAGCACATAAATTAGGCTTGACTACAAATGTATGGACAGTGAATGACAAAGATGATTTTAAAAACTATCTGGAAAGTGGGGTAGATTATATCACAACTGATGAGCCGGAATTGCTTTTGCAAATGATAAAGAACAGGGGTAAATAA
- a CDS encoding GRP family sugar transporter: MFIVENYSLAVLLCIVTMLCWGSWGNTQKLASKSWRYELFYWDYVIGIVLLSIIFGFTFGSNGEYGRSFIEDLSQVNSGNFWSAFIGGIIFNASNILLSSAISLAGMSVAFPVGVGLALVLGVLINYIGAPKGDPMVLFLGVALIVVAIIFNGVASGKVTKSDEESKTKKKGLIVAICAGVLMSFFYRFVASAMDLDHLESPTAGMVTPYSALFIFSLGILASNFIFNTLVMKKPFVGEPVSYSQYFKGCMKTHIVGLLGGIIWGLGTACSYIAAGKAGAAISYALGQGATMVAAMWGVFIWKEFKGASKSINILLTLMFVLFIMGLVLIIVSGGN, translated from the coding sequence ATGTTTATAGTAGAAAATTATTCGTTAGCAGTATTACTTTGCATAGTTACTATGCTTTGTTGGGGATCCTGGGGAAATACTCAAAAGTTGGCTTCAAAATCATGGCGATACGAACTGTTTTATTGGGATTATGTCATCGGTATCGTCCTTTTATCCATCATTTTTGGTTTCACTTTTGGCAGTAACGGAGAATATGGACGAAGCTTTATTGAAGATTTGTCTCAAGTAAACAGTGGAAATTTCTGGAGCGCCTTCATAGGAGGTATAATTTTCAATGCTTCAAATATTCTGTTATCATCAGCTATTTCTCTTGCAGGTATGTCTGTGGCATTTCCTGTTGGGGTTGGTTTGGCTCTTGTTCTAGGTGTGCTTATTAATTATATTGGAGCACCTAAAGGCGATCCTATGGTCTTGTTTTTGGGAGTAGCGCTTATTGTTGTTGCTATTATATTTAATGGGGTAGCTTCAGGTAAAGTTACAAAGAGTGATGAAGAAAGTAAAACAAAAAAGAAAGGCCTCATTGTTGCTATATGTGCTGGTGTTTTAATGTCTTTTTTCTATCGTTTTGTGGCTTCAGCAATGGATTTAGATCATTTAGAATCACCTACTGCAGGAATGGTTACTCCATATTCAGCTCTGTTCATTTTTTCTTTAGGTATTTTAGCTAGTAATTTTATATTCAACACATTGGTGATGAAGAAGCCTTTTGTTGGTGAACCAGTTAGTTACAGCCAATACTTTAAAGGATGTATGAAAACTCATATAGTTGGTCTTTTGGGAGGAATTATATGGGGACTTGGTACTGCTTGCAGTTATATTGCTGCAGGTAAGGCCGGAGCGGCTATCTCTTATGCTTTAGGACAAGGAGCAACTATGGTTGCTGCTATGTGGGGTGTATTTATCTGGAAAGAATTTAAAGGAGCTTCTAAATCGATTAATATATTATTAACTCTGATGTTTGTCTTATTTATTATGGGGCTAGTCTTGATTATTGTTTCAGGAGGAAATTGA